From a single Phragmites australis chromosome 7, lpPhrAust1.1, whole genome shotgun sequence genomic region:
- the LOC133923999 gene encoding uncharacterized protein LOC133923999 — translation MEGTERRMVFVTVGTTCFDALVKAVESVEVKEALLQRGYTHLLIQMGRGTYMPSRVSSNSTLQVDYFTFSPSIADYIREASLVISHAGSGSIFETLQLGKPLIVVVNEDLMDNHQSELAEELADRKHLFCARPQTLQETVEAMDLNTLLPYTPGDAKQVVTLINKFFGFPFD, via the exons atggAAGGTACAGAAAGGCGAATGGTGTTTGTCACCGTAGGGACTACATGTTTTGATGCTCTTGTCAAGGCAGTAGAGTCTGTGGAAGTGAAAGAAGCGTTACTTCAGAGGGGTTACACTCATCTTCTTATTCAGATGGGCCGAGGGACATACATGCCGTCCAGG GTCTCAAGCAATtcaactcttcaagttgattatTTCACCTTTTCACCAAGCATTGCTGACTACATAAGAGAAGCATCCTTAGTCATCAGTCATGCAG GTTCTGGAAGCATATTTGAGACACTACAACTTGGCAAACCTCTTATTGTTGTTGTGAATGAAGATCTTATGGATAATCACCAGAGCGAGTTAGCGGAGGAACTAGCCGACAGGAAGCACCTTTTCTGTGCCCGCCCACAAACACTGCAAGAGACAGTTGAGGCAATGGACCTGAATACTCTCCTACCTTACACGCCAGGAGATGCCAAGCAAGTTGTCACACTGATCAACAAATTTTTTGGCTTTCCATTCGACTGA